One part of the Anaerolineales bacterium genome encodes these proteins:
- a CDS encoding phosphoglycerate kinase — protein sequence MFNKKTIADIDPQGKRVLVRVDFNVPLDGSVVQDDTRMTAALPTIQNLLERGATVILCSHLGRPKDAPDPNYSLAPVAAHLRTLTQAPVHFVEETVGPKAEAAAQTLKPGEILVLENTRFYPGETKNDPAMAKALAKLADVYVNDAFGSAHRAHASTEGVARHLPAVAGLLMEKEIQYLGQALAEPKRPFVAILGGAKVSDKIEVIRNLLGKADQVLIGGGMANTFFAAQGIAMGDSLVEPDAVDTAKSLLADGSGKLQLPVDFVIADAFSAEAQHKTVPVGDVPAGWRVLDIGPQSVAVFGAAVGAAGTVVWNGPMGVFELAPFAAGTVGVAQAVADSSAVSIVGGGDSVAALQQSGLADKITHISTGGGASLEMLEGKLLPGLAALEDK from the coding sequence ATGTTTAACAAGAAAACAATCGCAGACATTGATCCGCAAGGCAAGCGCGTGCTGGTGCGGGTGGACTTCAACGTGCCGCTGGACGGCAGCGTGGTGCAAGACGACACCCGCATGACCGCCGCCTTGCCCACGATACAGAACCTGCTCGAGCGCGGCGCGACCGTGATCCTGTGCTCGCACCTCGGGCGGCCTAAGGACGCGCCTGACCCCAACTATTCGCTGGCCCCGGTGGCGGCGCACCTGCGCACGCTAACCCAGGCGCCGGTGCACTTTGTGGAAGAAACGGTAGGCCCGAAGGCCGAAGCCGCCGCCCAAACGTTGAAACCAGGCGAGATCCTGGTGTTGGAGAATACGCGCTTTTACCCGGGCGAGACCAAGAACGACCCCGCCATGGCCAAGGCGCTGGCCAAGCTGGCGGATGTTTACGTCAATGACGCCTTCGGCTCGGCCCACCGCGCTCACGCCTCCACCGAAGGCGTGGCGCGTCACCTGCCCGCGGTGGCCGGCCTGCTGATGGAGAAAGAGATCCAATACCTCGGCCAGGCGTTGGCCGAGCCCAAGCGGCCTTTTGTAGCCATTTTGGGCGGGGCCAAAGTGAGCGACAAAATAGAGGTCATCCGCAACCTGCTTGGCAAGGCTGACCAGGTGCTGATCGGCGGCGGTATGGCCAACACCTTCTTCGCAGCTCAAGGTATCGCCATGGGCGACTCGCTGGTGGAGCCCGATGCGGTCGATACCGCCAAGAGCCTGCTGGCGGACGGCAGCGGCAAGCTGCAGCTGCCGGTGGACTTTGTGATCGCAGATGCGTTCAGCGCAGAAGCGCAGCATAAGACCGTGCCGGTGGGCGATGTGCCGGCTGGCTGGCGCGTGCTGGATATTGGCCCGCAGAGCGTGGCCGTCTTCGGCGCGGCGGTGGGCGCAGCAGGCACGGTGGTGTGGAACGGCCCGATGGGCGTGTTCGAGCTGGCGCCGTTCGCGGCCGGCACGGTGGGCGTGGCCCAGGCCGTGGCCGACTCTAGTGCGGTCAGCATTGTGGGCGGCGGCGATTCGGTCGCTGCCCTGCAGCAATCCGGCCTGGCCGACAAGATCACGCATATCTCCACGGGCGGCGGCGCCTCGCTGGAGATGCTGGAAGGCAAACTGCTGCCGGGTCTGGCAGCTTTGGAGGATAAATAA
- a CDS encoding diguanylate cyclase has translation MPVKKTAKKGTAKTAVAKTAVAKRKAVKRTVSTPALAKLHKENALLKKKLEKVSLERNFLERAMADLNFHNNAHDGVVYTDASNQITYANPYFLTMMGEEANSQLLNKPFPEYMWNNETEVSRLFNDIKTNGFVRERELSLYNKHGVPVFAMCSAVASKDDEGNVIGTEIMFCNITGKRQVQAELMEQTALFDALLQSTPDPILLFSSQLSLTRASQAAMDFFNLTERAPLTLEQLLQRKELEANEISRTLDMFANSRAFDFEIALGDQHFDWHAAPLQSDQSGWVCVLHNITVRKLTQEVLQHHATHDALTQIPNRSFFLDHLRRANLLAENNSYGYAVLFIDLDDLKVFNDTFGHMAGDELLYNFARRVETSIRPGDVVARLGGDEFAVFLDGVHQAEDASHVATRVQEAIVQPFQLSNPAQEVNITASIGIALNEGNADADALLRAADQAMYEVKQTGGNNFRLFGQS, from the coding sequence ATGCCGGTAAAGAAAACTGCAAAGAAAGGTACGGCAAAGACCGCCGTGGCAAAGACCGCCGTGGCCAAGCGTAAGGCGGTCAAGCGCACCGTATCCACGCCTGCATTGGCCAAGTTGCACAAAGAGAACGCCCTACTCAAGAAAAAACTTGAGAAGGTGTCACTTGAGCGCAATTTTCTTGAACGCGCCATGGCTGATCTTAATTTCCACAACAACGCCCACGACGGCGTAGTGTATACCGACGCCAGCAACCAGATTACGTATGCCAACCCCTACTTCCTCACCATGATGGGCGAGGAAGCTAACAGCCAGTTGCTCAACAAGCCTTTCCCCGAATACATGTGGAACAACGAGACCGAGGTTTCCCGGCTGTTTAATGACATCAAGACCAACGGCTTCGTGCGCGAGCGTGAGCTGAGCCTGTACAACAAGCACGGTGTGCCAGTCTTCGCCATGTGCTCGGCCGTGGCCAGCAAAGATGACGAGGGCAATGTGATCGGCACCGAGATCATGTTCTGCAACATCACCGGCAAGCGCCAAGTCCAGGCCGAATTGATGGAGCAGACCGCCTTATTCGATGCGCTGCTGCAAAGCACGCCCGACCCTATTCTGTTGTTCTCCTCTCAACTAAGCCTGACCCGCGCCAGCCAGGCAGCCATGGATTTCTTTAACTTGACGGAGCGCGCTCCACTCACGCTGGAGCAGTTGCTCCAACGCAAGGAACTGGAAGCGAACGAGATCTCCCGCACCTTGGACATGTTCGCCAACTCGAGAGCTTTTGATTTTGAGATTGCTCTGGGTGATCAGCATTTTGACTGGCACGCCGCCCCGCTCCAATCAGACCAGAGCGGTTGGGTGTGCGTGCTGCACAACATCACCGTACGCAAGCTTACCCAGGAAGTCTTGCAACACCACGCCACCCACGATGCCCTGACGCAGATCCCCAACCGCTCTTTCTTTCTGGACCATTTGCGGCGCGCCAACTTGCTGGCCGAGAACAACAGTTACGGCTACGCAGTGCTGTTCATTGATCTGGACGATCTCAAGGTCTTCAACGACACCTTCGGCCACATGGCCGGCGACGAACTGCTGTATAACTTCGCCCGCCGAGTGGAAACCAGCATCCGCCCCGGCGATGTGGTTGCCCGCCTGGGCGGCGACGAATTCGCCGTCTTCCTTGATGGCGTGCACCAGGCCGAGGATGCCAGCCACGTCGCCACCCGCGTGCAGGAGGCGATCGTGCAGCCGTTCCAGCTCAGCAACCCGGCGCAGGAGGTCAACATCACCGCCAGCATCGGCATTGCCCTCAATGAGGGCAATGCCGATGCTGACGCCCTGCTGCGCGCCGCCGACCAGGCGATGTATGAAGTAAAACAAACAGGCGGAAACAATTTCCGCCTGTTTGGTCAGTCCTAA
- the tpiA gene encoding triose-phosphate isomerase, whose translation MARVPLIAGNWKMNKTVGEAVRLVDEMLPGLQAVQGVEKLLCPPAMAIMPVAAMLEGKGIGLGAQNLYWEKDGAYTGELSAGMVAEFCQYVIVGHSERRAMFGDSDLNVHRKVVAALAAGLKPVLCIGETLEQNEAGRAAEVLSSQLRAALEGVQVNSAEALVVAYEPVWAIGTGKAASPEPINTLLRNVVRPTLAGLLGQDLADGVRVLYGGSVNAANAKEYFSQPEIDGALVGGASLKAADFTAITQAAA comes from the coding sequence ATGGCGCGTGTTCCGCTGATCGCTGGCAACTGGAAGATGAACAAGACCGTGGGGGAGGCAGTGCGCCTGGTGGATGAAATGCTGCCCGGCCTGCAGGCGGTGCAAGGCGTGGAGAAGCTGCTGTGCCCGCCCGCCATGGCGATCATGCCGGTGGCGGCCATGCTGGAAGGTAAAGGCATTGGCCTGGGCGCGCAGAACCTATACTGGGAAAAAGACGGCGCCTACACCGGAGAGCTTTCGGCGGGCATGGTGGCCGAGTTTTGCCAATATGTGATTGTGGGCCATTCAGAGCGGCGCGCTATGTTCGGCGACAGTGACCTGAACGTGCACCGCAAGGTGGTTGCGGCGCTGGCGGCTGGGTTGAAGCCGGTGCTGTGCATCGGCGAGACGCTGGAGCAGAACGAAGCCGGCCGCGCTGCCGAAGTGCTGAGCAGCCAACTGCGCGCTGCGCTGGAAGGCGTACAGGTCAATTCGGCCGAGGCGCTGGTGGTGGCGTATGAGCCGGTGTGGGCGATCGGCACCGGCAAAGCCGCCAGCCCGGAGCCGATCAACACCCTGCTGCGCAACGTGGTGCGCCCCACGCTGGCCGGCCTGCTGGGGCAAGACCTGGCAGACGGCGTGCGTGTGCTCTACGGCGGCTCAGTGAATGCAGCCAATGCCAAGGAATATTTCTCTCAGCCGGAGATCGACGGGGCCCTGGTGGGCGGGGCCAGTTTGAAAGCGGCGGACTTTACCGCCATCACCCAGGCTGCGGCGTAG